A stretch of the Dioscorea cayenensis subsp. rotundata cultivar TDr96_F1 chromosome 4, TDr96_F1_v2_PseudoChromosome.rev07_lg8_w22 25.fasta, whole genome shotgun sequence genome encodes the following:
- the LOC120259195 gene encoding protein RADIALIS-like 1 produces MASRNANTSWTVKQNKMFEEALARYDEDTPDRWQKVARAVGKTVEEVKKHYDILVSDVNSIDNGRVPYPNYRR; encoded by the coding sequence ATGGCTTCAAGGAACGCTAACACATCTTGGACTGTGAAACAGAATAAGATGTTTGAGGAAGCACTGGCTCGATATGACGAGGACACGCCGGACCGTTGGCAGAAGGTTGCCCGTGCTGTCGGGAAGACGgtggaggaggtgaagaagCACTATGATATCCTTGTCAGTGATGTTAACAGTATTGATAATGGCAGAGTCCCATACCCTAACTACCGTCGTTAG
- the LOC120259299 gene encoding late embryogenesis abundant protein D-29-like: MARRKEVSLIIMSSMLVLFVLLLLLGNVMASNDMDNAKDSLSMAKEPSGSWANWVQGKLSDELGLRRDNARMASDVMKEKAEGFAGMAKDKMTEAASDAAQKAGEMKDAAEKAYEGAKETMNNAYMGAKDSMSKDSMSIASVKYKVGGVSRKVVDGLNNAAVTAGKAFEGAKESMSDSYQGAKDSIRMDSAGTVKDKAGEVAGKMQEEAKNAANTAGKAFEDAKVTVSNAYTGAKDSMTMANAKEGYETAKDKVTKSTNGDLGALRSANPEEL; encoded by the exons ATGGCACGAAGAAAGGAAGTCTCTTTGATCATCATGTCAAGTATGCTTGTGTTGtttgtgttgttattgttgttgggaAATGTGATGGCTTCCAATGACATGGACAATGCCAAGGATAGTTTGAGTATGGCGAAGGAGCCCTCTGGATCATGGGCTAACTGGGTGCAAGGAAAGCTTTCTga TGAACTTGGGTTGAGACGTGATAATGCGCGGATGGCGTCAGATGTGATGAAGGAGAAGGCCGAAGGATTCGCCGGAATGGCCAAGGATAAGATGACAGAAGCTGCATCAG ATGCTGCTCAGAAGGCTGGAGAGATGAAAGATGCTGCAGAGAAGGCGTATGAAGGTGCAAAGGAGACAATGAATAATGCTTATATGGGTGCCAAGGATTCGATGTCAAAGGACTCGATGTCGATTGCATCAGTGAAGTACAAGGTAGGAGGAGTGTCGAGGAAGGTGGTAGATGGACTTAACAATGCAGCAGTTACTGCCGGAAAGGCTTTTGAAGGTGCAAAGGAGAGCATGAGTGATTCTTATCAAGGTGCAAAGGATTCGATAAGGATGGACAGTGCTGGAACAGTGAAGGACAAGGCAGGAGAAGTGGCAGGTAAGATGCAAGAAGAAGCCAAGAATGCAGCAAACACTGCAGGAAAGGCATTTGAAGATGCAAAAGTGACGGTGAGTAATGCTTATACCGGTGCAAAGGATTCGATGACGATGGCCAATGCGAAGGAAGGCTATGAAACTGCAAAGGATAAGGTAACAAAGAGTACAAATGGAGATTTGGGAGCTCTTAGGAGTGCAAATCCAGAAGAGCTGTGA